CAGTACAGCTTCCCGCCCTTCTTCACGTGAGCGTGGGACAgggccgggggagcggggctgaggccggggccgggccggggccggggaaCCGGGAGCGGGGGTTGCGGGGcctgggggagcggggctgaGGCCGGGGCgggctgagctgagctgggctggggccgGGCGTGGCGGAGCCCCCCGGCGCTGAGCGGAGCCCCGCAGGCTGCAGCCCAACGGAGAGACGCGGCAGAAGCAGCTCTCGGCCTGGTGCGCGCTGGCGCTCGCCTACAGCCAGCGGCACCGGCTGCCCGCCATGACAGTGAGGGAGGCCCAGGACAGCCCGCTCTTCGCCAACCGCCGCCTGCAGCGTATCCTTTGGGGCCCCCTCCCGGTGCACCCCGtgctcctccccccccccccccccggtgcaCCCCGTGCTCCCCCCTCAGCCCCTTAATCCTTCTCCCCGTCGGCGAGCACCTCCTTAACCCCCGCCCAGGGAAGCTCCCGCTGGAGTCCATCCAGGTGGTGCTGGAGGAGCTCCGCAAGAACGGTGGGTGTCGCCTGTCCCGTCTGTCCGTCCCGCGTGTGGCCGGTGCCGGACCCGCAGCcagcggggggggaggggcggcaGCCGGTGAGCGGGCTCCGTCCCACCGCCGGGAGCTGGACCCGGGCCTTGCCCAGCCCGGCGGCGGGTGTGGACTGTGCGTCTGCCCGGGCAGGGCCCCACCGGCAGGAGCCAGACCCCTGCCTTCCTGGGTGGATTAAGTgcgggaggaaggggaggggtgtcgagagagaaattaattccTGTACGTGTAGAGAGATTTAGGAAGTTGGCGCGACTGCCACGCGGTGGGGAGAGGCAGTTACCTGGAGCTCCCTGTGGGCGTGATGGCTTGCACGCATCGTGAAATCTGCAGGCTTGATCAGTACTGTAGACTTGTGCTCTGATTAAATACCTTTCCCCCATTGATTTTTAGGGAACCTGGAATGGTTAGAtaagaacaaaaccagttttctgATCATGTGGAGGAGACCAGAAGAATGGGGAAAGCTCATCTATCAGTGGGTGAGAACATAGAAGCTGTCTCGCCTCACAGACCAGGCTTTCTGTGTCCGGGAGGACAGGTGGTATTGTCTGCGATTTGTGAAAAAGACcactggaatatttttctcttgcttcctCACTGCTTTTACCTTTATTCTTCTATTTCTCTCTGTTGCAGAGAAGTGTAGAGATGTTAACAGCTTTTTACTTGCTGTGAACTTGCTGTGGGGACAGAGCACCGTTGCTGCATTGCCTTTGTATTGCACAAGCCCTTATTGCAAACACATGGGCAGaaagagcagaggggcagggaggggaatgGTCTTAGTCTCCTTAGCTGTCATTTCTTGACTCTCCAGTGTCCCAGAGCATTTCCAGGGTATCTTTGCTCACCAAGTGCTGTCCGTGTTCCACTTTGCATGAACTGAGACATATGAGAGATCGTGCCGAGGATGTTAAATCACAGGGATGAGACTTGCTATATTGCTTTTGTGTTTCCAGGTGTCGAAGAATGGCT
The DNA window shown above is from Phalacrocorax aristotelis chromosome 23, bGulAri2.1, whole genome shotgun sequence and carries:
- the VPS25 gene encoding vacuolar protein-sorting-associated protein 25, which gives rise to MSFAWPWQYSFPPFFTLQPNGETRQKQLSAWCALALAYSQRHRLPAMTVREAQDSPLFANRRLQRKLPLESIQVVLEELRKNGNLEWLDKNKTSFLIMWRRPEEWGKLIYQWVSKNGLTNSVFTLYELASGDDTENEEFHGLDETMLLRALQALQQEHKAEIITLDDGRGVKFF